A region from the Vanessa tameamea isolate UH-Manoa-2023 chromosome 3, ilVanTame1 primary haplotype, whole genome shotgun sequence genome encodes:
- the LOC113397394 gene encoding U-scoloptoxin(01)-Cw1a-like, with protein MCGEMGKAVLRALTGALLCGLVSDAAYLQRYEPYPFQYEQAVYKKPLREHEKPQDLRNVPGTPGVDFPIYHAVPETGFSCSHVPVHPGMYANVETGCQAYHVCHDGREGHQGASFLCTNGTLFDQIKFACDWWYNVDCSKAIEHYKLNADPLKNPYVPKPKPEELQEAPHGIYYRKIHD; from the exons ATGTGTGGAGAAATGGGTAAAGCGGTGCTGCGGGCTCTAACGGGGGCACTGCTCTGTGGTCTTGTATCTGATGCGGCATACTTACAA cggTATGAACCCTACCCGTTCCAATATGAACAAGCAGTCTACAAGAAGCCGCTGAGGGAACATGAGAAACCACAAGATCTCCGCAATGTGCCCGGCACGCCAGGAGTCGACTTCCCCATCTATCACGCCGTACCCGAGACAGGCTTCTCTTGCTCTCATGTGCCAGTTCATCCTGGCATGTACGCGAACGTTGAAACTGGATGTCAA GCATACCACGTGTGTCATGATGGCCGTGAAGGACACCAGGGCGCTTCCTTCCTCTGCACGAACGGTACCCTCTTCGATCAGATCAAGTTCGCTTGTGATTGGTGGTACAACGTGGACTGTTCAAAGGCTATTGAACACTACaa ACTGAACGCAGACCCCTTGAAGAATCCGTACGTGCCAAAGCCGAAACCTGAGGAGCTACAAGAGGCGCCGCACGGCATTTACTATAGGAAGATACACGACTAG